From bacterium, the proteins below share one genomic window:
- a CDS encoding peptide chain release factor-like protein: MSQPIVSEAKQKELEARLARLGLREADFEEEFVRGSGAGGQKINKTSVVVLLTHRPSGIQVRCQSSRSQAFNRFMARRLLADKVEERVLREKSERQQKIEKIRRQKRKRSKRAKEKMLEGKRRQSTKKSLRKAPKSPEY, encoded by the coding sequence ATGTCCCAACCCATCGTCAGCGAAGCGAAGCAAAAAGAGCTCGAAGCCCGGCTGGCCCGCTTGGGTCTGCGCGAGGCCGATTTCGAGGAGGAGTTCGTCCGCGGCTCCGGCGCCGGCGGCCAGAAGATCAACAAGACTTCGGTGGTGGTTTTGCTGACTCATCGCCCCAGCGGGATTCAGGTTCGCTGCCAAAGCAGCCGCAGCCAGGCCTTCAATCGCTTCATGGCCCGGCGGCTATTGGCCGACAAGGTCGAGGAGCGGGTGCTCAGGGAAAAGAGCGAGCGCCAGCAGAAAATCGAGAAAATCCGCCGCCAGAAACGCAAGCGCTCGAAACGGGCCAAGGAGAAAATGCTGGAGGGAAAACGGCGGCAATCGACCAAGAAATCTCTCCGCAAGGCCCCCAAAAGCCCCGAATATTGA